From Gimesia panareensis, the proteins below share one genomic window:
- a CDS encoding c-type cytochrome domain-containing protein gives MKNLITANRCRQFCNTLIAAGLILTLISSPLSAEDKKAGKDKKPKVTYDEHIKPIFRAKCFACHNTDKKASGLDLTNYTGLMQGGAAGESVAPGDAEGSYLYMLVTHDSEPFMPPKSDKMPDKELALIQEWINIGAPENAGSKVSIKKPKFDFALQGASSGKPDGPPPMPPHLNLEPVVHSSLPTAITAMATNPWSPLAAVAGQKQILLYNTKTLKLLGVLPFPEGVPHVLKFSRNGSLLLAGGGHAAASGRVVVWDVKTGKRLFEVGDELDAVLCADISSDQRFIALGSPGKVIRVYSTSTGELAYEIRKHTDWMTSLAFSPDSVLLCSGDRNGGAFVWEAATGNEYLTLKGHKGGITGITWRSDSNLVATCSEDQSVKLWELQNGSNIKSWNAHGGGTSSIEFARDGRLVTCGRDKVTKLWDQAGKQLRAFPAFGDIGVCVTICDETNQVISADWSGKIKVWNAADGKEVGELTANPLPLSERLSQATAGLSAAQANHQKLAAAAQADQTAVNKINADIAASQKQQTDLQNQLNSLNGNLAAAQKALAGAQANVTGSTKKIADIDAPLPAIKEAHAKAEAVSKQAAGDKELAEAAAKLKAAIDKRVAAKAAEQKNLAAQQAAVKANQQKIAQYTPQIKQTTDALNAAKAKIVALQKSLKPATDKATASQNAAKAAATALAAAQNEVKHWQAEIEFSKKFNNAQASTAK, from the coding sequence ATGAAAAACTTAATCACTGCAAACCGGTGCCGCCAGTTCTGTAACACTCTGATTGCAGCTGGATTGATCCTGACTTTGATCTCTTCTCCTCTGTCTGCCGAAGATAAAAAGGCCGGAAAGGATAAGAAGCCCAAAGTCACTTACGACGAACACATCAAGCCGATCTTTCGTGCGAAGTGTTTTGCCTGTCACAACACCGACAAAAAAGCATCCGGTCTGGATTTGACCAACTATACCGGTCTGATGCAGGGTGGTGCTGCAGGTGAATCCGTGGCCCCCGGTGATGCCGAAGGCAGTTACCTGTATATGCTGGTCACACACGATTCCGAACCGTTCATGCCTCCCAAGTCGGACAAAATGCCCGATAAGGAACTGGCTCTGATTCAGGAATGGATCAACATTGGTGCCCCGGAAAATGCGGGCAGTAAGGTCAGCATCAAGAAACCCAAGTTTGACTTCGCTCTGCAGGGCGCTTCCAGTGGAAAACCTGACGGTCCGCCTCCCATGCCGCCACACCTGAACCTGGAACCGGTAGTGCACAGCAGTCTGCCGACTGCGATTACCGCAATGGCAACCAATCCCTGGTCGCCGCTCGCTGCTGTCGCCGGTCAGAAACAGATTCTCCTTTACAACACCAAAACACTGAAACTTCTGGGAGTACTCCCCTTCCCGGAAGGCGTACCTCATGTCCTGAAATTCAGCCGGAACGGGAGCCTGCTGCTGGCAGGCGGTGGTCATGCCGCAGCCAGTGGACGCGTCGTGGTCTGGGATGTCAAAACCGGAAAACGCCTGTTTGAAGTGGGCGATGAACTGGATGCCGTCCTGTGTGCCGACATCAGCTCTGACCAGCGTTTCATTGCGTTAGGCAGCCCCGGCAAAGTGATCCGTGTTTATTCAACCAGCACGGGTGAGCTCGCCTATGAGATCCGAAAACATACCGACTGGATGACATCACTGGCCTTCAGTCCCGACTCCGTACTGCTCTGCTCCGGAGACCGTAACGGCGGTGCCTTCGTCTGGGAAGCAGCGACTGGCAACGAATATCTGACACTCAAGGGACACAAGGGTGGCATCACCGGGATTACGTGGCGTTCTGATTCCAACCTCGTCGCCACCTGTAGTGAAGACCAGTCTGTCAAACTCTGGGAACTTCAAAATGGGAGCAACATTAAGTCCTGGAACGCCCATGGGGGCGGCACTTCGAGCATTGAATTCGCCCGCGACGGCCGGCTGGTGACCTGCGGCCGTGACAAAGTCACCAAGCTCTGGGATCAGGCTGGAAAACAGCTGCGTGCCTTCCCCGCTTTTGGCGATATTGGGGTTTGCGTGACCATCTGCGACGAAACCAATCAGGTGATCTCAGCCGACTGGTCAGGAAAGATCAAAGTCTGGAATGCTGCTGACGGGAAAGAGGTCGGCGAACTGACAGCGAATCCACTGCCATTGTCCGAACGTCTGTCCCAGGCCACAGCCGGTCTCAGTGCAGCTCAGGCAAATCATCAGAAACTCGCTGCCGCTGCTCAGGCAGATCAGACGGCCGTCAACAAAATCAATGCGGACATCGCCGCTTCACAGAAGCAGCAGACCGATCTGCAGAACCAGCTCAACAGCCTGAATGGCAACCTGGCTGCAGCCCAAAAAGCTCTGGCAGGTGCCCAGGCCAATGTGACCGGTTCTACGAAAAAGATTGCCGACATCGATGCTCCGCTGCCGGCGATTAAAGAAGCACACGCGAAAGCGGAAGCCGTCAGCAAACAGGCTGCCGGCGACAAAGAACTGGCAGAGGCCGCAGCCAAATTGAAAGCGGCAATTGACAAGCGTGTTGCCGCCAAAGCAGCCGAGCAGAAAAACCTGGCTGCACAGCAGGCTGCTGTCAAAGCCAATCAACAGAAGATCGCGCAATACACGCCGCAGATCAAGCAGACAACCGATGCTCTGAATGCTGCCAAAGCGAAAATTGTGGCACTGCAGAAATCACTGAAGCCGGCCACAGACAAAGCGACGGCTTCTCAGAACGCTGCCAAGGCAGCAGCCACTGCTCTAGCGGCTGCTCAGAATGAAGTGAAGCACTGGCAGGCGGAAATTGAATTCTCCAAGAAGTTCAATAACGCCCAGGCCAGTACTGCAAAATAG
- a CDS encoding DUF1549 domain-containing protein has protein sequence MWRHQTIIRSFLTLSFMASGFSLTLAAEKTEPAKAEPPKPAAAKPATESKPAPAKPAEPKAAEPKKVEPKPAPAQKQAAPQKPAPKMVKLNVYPQDIQLTTSRDRQSVIAQAVYDNGLTADVTSQLQLKPAKAGIVRIEKNMIYPAGDGETDLVASFGGANVKLHSKVVKAKEDRPISFNLDVMPTFMRAGCNTGSCHGAARGKDGFRLSLFGFDPKGDYYRLTRELSGRRINLSMPHESLLLEKAIGAVPHTGGKLYEKDSEYYNAALRWLQAGAPYDAGAVPTVDKVEIYPEGGVMDGKGTTQQVSVLAYYSDGTTRDVTSLASFSSNNDNSATITKNGLITADNRGEAFIMARFDTHTVGSHFVVLPKGLDFQWPNVPEYNYVDTLVHNKLKKLRVVPSEVCSDAEFLRRASLDICGILPSIEEFNKFVADKDPKKREKVVDELLNRKEFVEMWVMKWSELLQIRTVNNRISYKSALLYYNWLQERIANNVPLDKMVQELLGATGGTFANAATNYYENERDTLKVSENVAQVFMGMRIQCAQCHNHPFDRWTMDDYYSFAAFFSQVGRKRSEDPRESIIYNRGSGEVRHQVDNRVMQPKFLGGAQPDVKGKDRRVVLASWLASNENPYFATNLSNIVWAHFFGKGIINEVDDVRVSNPPVNPELLDELAKRFTEYNYDFKKLVRDICTSRTYQLSTQTNPSNEKDLTNFSHAMPRRLRAEVLLDCISQVTNAPNKFRGLPMGARAVQIADGNTTNYFLTTFGRAKRDTVCSCEVRMEPSLSQALHLLNGDTVNNKIVQGKFVDSRIKAGKKPLEIVDEMYISCLSRKPTDKEYSNLVQVLDENKKDEQNTLNDVFWSLLNSREFIFNH, from the coding sequence ATGTGGCGTCATCAAACAATCATTCGCAGTTTTCTCACCCTGAGCTTTATGGCCAGTGGTTTCTCTCTCACGTTGGCAGCAGAGAAAACTGAACCGGCAAAAGCAGAGCCTCCCAAACCGGCGGCCGCGAAACCAGCAACCGAAAGCAAACCGGCTCCAGCTAAACCCGCTGAGCCGAAGGCAGCTGAACCGAAAAAGGTTGAACCAAAACCGGCCCCGGCTCAGAAACAGGCAGCCCCTCAGAAACCGGCTCCTAAAATGGTTAAATTGAACGTCTATCCTCAGGACATTCAACTGACTACCAGCCGGGATCGTCAGTCGGTGATCGCTCAGGCAGTCTACGATAATGGTCTGACAGCAGATGTCACCAGCCAGCTGCAACTGAAGCCCGCTAAAGCAGGAATTGTTCGCATTGAGAAAAACATGATCTATCCCGCAGGTGATGGCGAAACCGACCTGGTTGCCAGCTTTGGCGGAGCGAATGTCAAGCTGCACTCCAAAGTGGTCAAAGCTAAAGAAGATCGCCCCATCAGCTTCAATCTGGATGTCATGCCGACATTCATGCGGGCTGGCTGTAATACCGGTAGCTGCCACGGTGCGGCACGCGGGAAAGACGGGTTCCGCCTCTCCCTGTTTGGCTTTGACCCCAAAGGCGATTATTACCGCCTGACACGTGAACTCAGTGGACGCCGCATCAACCTGAGTATGCCGCACGAGAGCCTGCTGCTTGAAAAAGCAATCGGCGCTGTGCCGCACACGGGTGGCAAACTCTATGAAAAAGACTCTGAATATTACAACGCAGCTTTACGCTGGTTACAGGCTGGTGCTCCCTATGATGCCGGTGCAGTTCCGACTGTAGACAAAGTAGAAATCTACCCCGAAGGGGGTGTGATGGATGGGAAAGGAACCACGCAACAGGTTTCCGTCCTGGCTTACTATTCTGATGGAACCACACGCGATGTCACTTCCCTCGCCTCTTTTTCATCGAATAACGATAACTCAGCTACGATTACCAAAAACGGTCTGATCACCGCCGATAACCGGGGCGAAGCCTTCATCATGGCCCGCTTTGATACCCACACCGTGGGATCTCACTTCGTAGTCCTGCCCAAAGGCCTGGACTTCCAATGGCCGAATGTTCCGGAATACAACTATGTTGATACTCTGGTACACAACAAACTCAAAAAACTGCGGGTCGTGCCTTCCGAGGTCTGCTCGGATGCGGAATTCCTGCGGCGTGCCAGCCTGGATATCTGTGGCATTCTCCCCTCCATTGAAGAGTTCAACAAATTCGTCGCAGACAAAGATCCCAAAAAACGGGAAAAGGTCGTCGACGAGCTGCTCAACCGTAAAGAGTTTGTCGAAATGTGGGTGATGAAATGGTCTGAACTGCTGCAGATCCGCACGGTCAACAACCGGATCAGCTACAAATCGGCCCTGCTGTATTACAACTGGCTGCAGGAGCGGATCGCTAATAACGTCCCCCTCGACAAAATGGTGCAGGAACTGCTCGGGGCGACCGGCGGTACCTTCGCGAACGCAGCGACCAACTACTATGAAAACGAACGCGACACTCTGAAAGTATCTGAGAATGTCGCTCAGGTCTTCATGGGAATGCGGATTCAATGTGCCCAGTGTCATAACCACCCGTTTGACCGCTGGACGATGGACGACTATTACAGTTTCGCTGCCTTCTTCTCACAGGTTGGCCGCAAACGGAGCGAAGATCCTCGTGAGTCTATCATCTATAACCGGGGCAGTGGAGAAGTTCGCCACCAGGTTGACAACCGGGTCATGCAGCCCAAATTCCTGGGTGGAGCACAGCCCGATGTTAAAGGTAAAGATCGCCGTGTCGTACTGGCCAGTTGGCTGGCCTCGAATGAGAATCCTTACTTCGCCACCAACCTGAGTAACATTGTCTGGGCACACTTCTTTGGCAAGGGCATCATCAACGAAGTAGACGACGTCCGCGTCAGTAACCCTCCCGTGAACCCTGAACTGCTGGACGAACTGGCGAAACGGTTCACCGAATACAACTACGACTTCAAGAAGCTGGTTCGTGATATCTGTACTTCACGTACTTATCAGCTTTCCACCCAGACAAATCCTTCCAACGAAAAAGACCTGACGAACTTCTCACATGCCATGCCACGCCGCCTGCGGGCGGAAGTGCTGCTGGACTGTATTTCACAGGTCACCAACGCTCCTAACAAGTTCCGCGGCTTACCAATGGGGGCTCGTGCGGTGCAGATCGCTGACGGAAACACAACCAATTACTTCCTGACAACCTTTGGTCGTGCCAAGCGTGATACCGTCTGTTCCTGCGAAGTACGGATGGAGCCCAGCCTGTCGCAGGCACTGCACCTGCTGAATGGCGATACGGTCAACAACAAAATCGTGCAGGGGAAATTTGTAGATTCCCGTATCAAGGCCGGCAAAAAGCCGCTGGAGATCGTGGATGAAATGTATATTTCCTGTCTGTCCCGTAAACCGACGGATAAAGAATATTCCAACCTGGTTCAGGTCCTGGATGAGAACAAGAAGGATGAGCAGAATACGTTGAACGATGTCTTCTGGTCACTGTTGAATTCTCGCGAATTCATCTTCAACCACTAA
- a CDS encoding PPC domain-containing protein produces MLQNYKSVCTGILTLALSVLLVDSAWATDPSLSYVRPRGGQRGTELELTFIGARLSDAVEILSYKKGFEFKDIKANPKNANVCTAIVKIAPDCDLGEHTFQVRTKTGVSDYKTFWVGPFPEIAEKEPNSEFETPQPIEMNHTVTGVVQNEDVDHFVVTAKKGERISAEIEGVRLATTLFDPYIAILDEKRFELKAEDDLPLLRNDAAVSVIAPADGKYTILVRDSSYGGNGAAFYRLHVGTYPRPTAVYPAGGQLGTKQKVTFKGNSVDNLVQEFQLPDKPNAEFELFATDAGGTAPSGNVFRLFPHGNSMEQEPNNDIKTASAAALPNAFNGIIETEGDIDFFKFQAKKDQTLEIECYARRIRSPLDAVVNLYDAKSRRVAGNDDSRGPDSYFRYKFPADGDYYISVTDHLSRGGADFVYRIEMLPVSPELELGIPRNARYSQERQRIVVPRGNRFAAVISVKRTNFGGEIALDTSNFPKGVKVIAEPMAANLTTMPVVFEAAADAPVEGELIALTGKHVDPKQNISGVFTNRADLVRVRNNQLLWMKDVAQIPVAVVDEVPFKLDIVEPKAPLSRNGSMQLKVVATRKEGFDEPITLQFPFRPPGVGASSRVTIPKGKNEAYYPINANSKAEIKKWKVFVIGSANVGGNAWVSSQLANLEVVDSYVDLNLARTAVEQGKETEIICKVDLKSAFDGDAKVKLVGLPPKVTTEDITFNKESKELIFKVKTDPTSPQGRHKSLFCQVEIPVNGETVVHTAGRTELRIDKPIPPKKDEPAKPKTVAKKEEPKKEAPKRLTRLEQLRLEAKKRLEEGTK; encoded by the coding sequence ATGCTGCAGAATTATAAGTCTGTCTGCACCGGCATTTTGACACTCGCACTCAGCGTATTACTCGTAGATTCCGCCTGGGCCACAGATCCCAGTCTGAGCTATGTTCGCCCACGAGGCGGTCAACGGGGTACCGAGCTGGAACTGACCTTTATTGGCGCCCGCCTGTCAGATGCCGTCGAAATTCTGTCCTATAAAAAAGGATTTGAATTCAAGGACATCAAAGCCAATCCCAAGAACGCCAATGTCTGTACCGCGATTGTCAAAATTGCCCCGGACTGCGACCTGGGTGAACACACCTTCCAGGTACGGACCAAAACTGGTGTCTCCGATTACAAAACCTTCTGGGTCGGTCCCTTTCCCGAAATCGCTGAAAAAGAACCGAACAGCGAATTCGAAACTCCCCAGCCGATTGAAATGAATCACACGGTGACCGGCGTTGTTCAAAATGAAGACGTCGATCATTTCGTTGTGACCGCTAAAAAAGGGGAACGCATCTCAGCTGAAATCGAAGGCGTTCGCCTGGCAACCACACTGTTCGACCCCTACATCGCCATTCTGGATGAGAAGCGGTTTGAACTGAAGGCCGAAGACGATCTGCCCCTGTTGAGAAACGATGCCGCTGTTTCGGTGATCGCTCCCGCAGATGGCAAATACACGATCCTCGTCCGCGACAGTTCTTACGGTGGAAACGGCGCTGCCTTCTATCGTCTGCACGTGGGCACCTACCCCCGTCCCACAGCCGTCTATCCGGCCGGTGGCCAGTTGGGAACCAAACAGAAAGTGACCTTCAAAGGCAACTCGGTGGACAACCTGGTTCAGGAATTTCAGCTCCCCGACAAACCCAATGCTGAATTTGAGCTGTTTGCGACCGATGCCGGCGGCACAGCTCCCTCCGGAAACGTCTTCCGCCTGTTCCCGCATGGCAACTCCATGGAACAGGAACCAAACAATGATATTAAAACAGCATCAGCAGCCGCTCTGCCGAATGCGTTTAACGGGATCATCGAAACCGAAGGCGATATTGATTTCTTCAAATTCCAGGCCAAGAAAGATCAGACACTGGAAATCGAATGTTATGCCCGTCGCATTCGCTCACCACTGGATGCGGTAGTGAATCTCTACGATGCCAAGTCACGTCGCGTCGCCGGCAACGACGATTCCCGTGGTCCGGACAGTTACTTCCGTTATAAATTCCCCGCTGATGGTGATTATTACATTTCCGTCACCGATCACCTTTCCCGAGGTGGTGCGGACTTTGTCTACCGCATCGAGATGCTTCCGGTTTCCCCCGAACTGGAACTGGGGATCCCGCGTAATGCCCGTTACTCACAGGAACGACAGCGGATTGTCGTTCCCCGGGGTAATCGCTTTGCTGCAGTCATCAGTGTGAAACGAACCAACTTTGGTGGTGAAATCGCCCTTGATACTTCGAACTTCCCCAAGGGTGTTAAAGTCATTGCCGAGCCCATGGCTGCCAATCTGACCACGATGCCCGTGGTCTTCGAAGCAGCCGCTGATGCCCCTGTGGAAGGCGAACTGATTGCCCTGACGGGGAAACATGTCGATCCCAAACAGAACATCTCCGGTGTCTTCACCAACCGGGCTGACCTGGTTCGCGTCCGTAACAATCAGTTGCTGTGGATGAAGGACGTGGCTCAGATCCCGGTGGCTGTCGTAGATGAAGTCCCGTTCAAACTCGATATTGTCGAACCCAAGGCGCCCCTGTCCCGCAATGGTTCCATGCAGTTGAAAGTGGTTGCAACCCGTAAAGAGGGTTTTGACGAACCCATTACGCTGCAGTTCCCCTTCCGTCCACCGGGAGTGGGTGCTTCCAGCCGGGTTACCATCCCGAAAGGAAAGAACGAAGCATACTATCCGATCAACGCCAACAGCAAAGCCGAGATCAAAAAGTGGAAGGTCTTCGTCATCGGGTCCGCCAATGTGGGCGGCAATGCCTGGGTTTCTTCGCAGCTGGCTAACCTGGAGGTGGTCGATTCCTACGTCGATCTGAATCTGGCACGAACCGCTGTCGAACAGGGCAAAGAAACTGAAATTATCTGCAAAGTCGATCTCAAAAGTGCGTTCGATGGTGATGCTAAAGTGAAGCTGGTTGGCCTGCCTCCCAAAGTGACGACTGAAGACATTACCTTCAACAAAGAAAGCAAAGAACTGATCTTCAAAGTCAAAACAGATCCGACCTCCCCCCAGGGACGTCACAAAAGTCTGTTCTGCCAGGTCGAAATTCCCGTAAACGGTGAAACCGTCGTACATACGGCTGGACGCACCGAATTACGGATTGACAAGCCGATTCCGCCTAAGAAAGACGAACCGGCCAAGCCCAAGACCGTTGCCAAAAAAGAGGAGCCCAAGAAAGAGGCTCCCAAGCGATTGACTCGACTGGAACAGCTGAGGCTCGAAGCCAAAAAGCGTCTGGAAGAGGGTACCAAGTAG